One stretch of Methyloversatilis sp. RAC08 DNA includes these proteins:
- a CDS encoding carbonic anhydrase, protein MKFAAAGMAAGIGLSVPQAFAASGPTTSLTADEALAKLKAGNQKYLDEPQVCAAELKTQRSQVAKGQAPWATIVSCADSRVPPELLFGGVGVGELFVARNAGNMADTATMGTIEYGSGVLGVPLIVVLGHQRCGAVVAACEVVEKQTKFPASIGPMVQAIVPAAEAVAGKPGDFVDNAIHESAVRTAHKIATESPIIAELVKSGKVKVVAGRYNLDDGRVEFFS, encoded by the coding sequence TTGAAGTTCGCAGCCGCCGGCATGGCGGCCGGCATCGGGTTGTCGGTACCGCAGGCATTCGCCGCGTCCGGTCCGACCACGTCGCTGACGGCTGACGAAGCCCTGGCCAAGCTCAAGGCCGGCAACCAGAAGTATCTAGACGAACCGCAGGTGTGTGCCGCTGAACTGAAAACCCAGCGTTCCCAGGTCGCCAAGGGCCAGGCACCATGGGCCACCATCGTGTCGTGCGCCGACAGCCGCGTGCCGCCCGAACTGCTGTTCGGCGGCGTCGGCGTCGGCGAACTGTTCGTGGCGCGCAACGCCGGCAACATGGCCGACACCGCGACCATGGGCACCATCGAGTACGGCTCCGGCGTGCTTGGCGTGCCACTGATCGTCGTGCTCGGCCATCAGCGCTGCGGCGCCGTCGTGGCCGCCTGCGAAGTGGTCGAGAAGCAAACGAAGTTCCCCGCTTCGATCGGTCCGATGGTGCAAGCCATCGTGCCGGCCGCCGAGGCAGTCGCCGGCAAGCCGGGTGATTTCGTCGACAACGCGATCCACGAAAGCGCAGTGCGCACCGCGCACAAGATCGCAACCGAAAGCCCGATCATTGCCGAGCTGGTGAAGAGCGGCAAAGTGAAGGTGGTCGCAGGTCGCTACAACCTCGATGACGGTCGGGTCGAGTTCTTCTCCTGA
- a CDS encoding GntR family transcriptional regulator: MNSETLNRSADSIAPRALYIEVADRLRRLIQSHAMAPGEWIDEQALATQYGISRTPLREALKVLATEGMVVLKPRRGCYVAQISGGDLEEIYPIMALLEGECAAGAARRASDADLAELATLHQALEDSAAARDIDRFFDANQRFHLLIHHIAGNRRMAQMIDELRAVLKLQRHDSLYLEGRLVASLEEHRMLMAALRAHDAEAARATMQLHIESSRRALGG, from the coding sequence ATGAACAGCGAAACCCTGAACCGCAGCGCCGACAGCATCGCCCCGCGCGCCCTCTATATAGAAGTGGCCGACCGCCTGCGTCGCCTGATCCAGAGTCATGCCATGGCGCCTGGCGAATGGATAGACGAGCAGGCACTGGCGACGCAGTACGGCATTTCACGCACGCCGCTGCGCGAGGCGCTGAAAGTGCTGGCGACCGAGGGGATGGTGGTGCTCAAGCCACGCCGCGGCTGCTATGTCGCGCAGATCAGCGGCGGTGATCTGGAGGAAATCTATCCGATCATGGCGCTGCTGGAAGGCGAATGTGCCGCCGGCGCGGCCCGCCGGGCGTCGGATGCCGACCTCGCGGAGCTGGCCACGCTGCATCAGGCGCTGGAAGACAGTGCCGCGGCGCGCGACATCGACCGCTTCTTCGACGCCAACCAGCGTTTTCACCTGCTGATCCACCACATCGCCGGCAACCGGCGCATGGCGCAGATGATCGACGAGCTGCGTGCCGTGCTGAAGCTGCAGCGCCACGACTCGCTCTATCTCGAAGGCCGTCTGGTGGCCTCGCTCGAAGAGCACCGCATGCTGATGGCCGCACTGCGCGCGCACGATGCCGAAGCGGCGCGCGCGACCATGCAGCTGCACATCGAAAGCAGCCGCCGGGCACTCGGCGGCTGA